One genomic window of Sphingobacterium oryzagri includes the following:
- a CDS encoding sugar phosphate isomerase/epimerase family protein: protein MKIKFLVASLLFAGMSIVGLESFGQQSKVKKDIGLQLYSVRSMMGSHVDPNGYNTDYFSVLKKLADMGYTSVEAAGYRDGKFYDTTPEVFKKNVEKAGMKVLSSHATKTLSKEELASGDFSASLAWWETAILAHKAAGMKYIVTPWLDVPKSVKDLETECRYLDEVGKLCAKHGIKYGYHNHAHEFQKVADEVVMLDYMIEHTNPAYVFYEMDVYWTVIGKASPVDYFKKYPGRFTALHIKDHREIGQSGMVGFDAIFKNTDVAGVKHIFVEVEEVTNDLEAALKESIDYLIAAPFVKASYSK, encoded by the coding sequence ATGAAAATCAAATTTTTAGTAGCGTCCCTCTTGTTCGCCGGAATGAGCATCGTGGGATTAGAAAGTTTCGGCCAACAGTCAAAAGTAAAAAAAGACATTGGTCTGCAGCTGTATTCGGTGCGTAGCATGATGGGTAGTCATGTCGATCCGAATGGCTACAATACGGATTATTTTTCTGTATTGAAAAAACTGGCCGATATGGGCTATACGTCGGTAGAGGCAGCAGGTTACCGCGACGGAAAATTTTACGATACCACGCCGGAAGTCTTTAAAAAGAATGTAGAAAAGGCGGGCATGAAGGTGCTTTCTTCACACGCTACGAAAACGTTATCGAAAGAAGAATTGGCGTCAGGTGATTTTTCGGCTTCGCTGGCCTGGTGGGAAACCGCGATTTTAGCGCACAAAGCCGCTGGAATGAAATACATCGTTACGCCATGGTTAGACGTGCCAAAATCGGTCAAAGACTTGGAAACAGAATGTCGCTATTTAGATGAAGTTGGTAAATTATGCGCAAAGCACGGAATCAAATATGGATACCACAACCATGCGCATGAATTTCAAAAAGTAGCCGATGAGGTCGTGATGTTGGATTACATGATTGAACATACGAACCCAGCTTATGTTTTTTATGAAATGGATGTGTATTGGACAGTGATCGGAAAAGCAAGTCCGGTAGATTATTTTAAAAAATACCCAGGTCGTTTTACGGCTTTGCATATTAAAGATCACCGCGAAATCGGTCAAAGTGGAATGGTAGGTTTTGATGCTATTTTCAAGAACACGGATGTCGCTGGAGTGAAGCACATCTTTGTTGAAGTAGAAGAAGTGACGAACGATCTGGAAGCTGCCTTAAAAGAAAGTATTGACTACTTGATTGCAGCACCATTTGTCAAAGCAAGCTACAGCAAATAA